CTTTTTCTTGAAACGGTTTAACGATATAGCCATAGGGTGCGGTTGTCTTTGCTCGCTCCAGTGTATCGTCATCGGCATAGGCCGTAAGGTATATCACCGGGATCTTAAAACGGGTTCGGATTTCTTCGGCCGTTTCTATTCCGCTATCCTTTCCCCCTAACATAATATCCATGAGCACTAAGTCGGGATTGGTTTTTTCTATTTCTTCTATAGCGTCTTCTTTAGAGTTGGCTATTCCGACAGCTTCATATCCCAAATCTGTCAGCATGTCTTGTATGTCCATTGCTACTATCTCTTCGTCTTCGACAATCAGAATTTTCTTTTTTGCCATGGCCTCGGTATCCTTTTATAGTAAATTTAAACTCTAAAAAATGACTCTTTTTTACCTTAAGCCGGAAATGTAATTTTAAATTCTGTCCCAGAACTCCTGTCGAGTGTGATCGTTCCCTTCAACTGTTTCGTCAATGAGCATACTAATTGTAACCCTAATGATTTTGCACTTCTGAAATCTAAATTTTGGGGAAACTTAACACCATTATTACTGACGATTAGAGTATAAGTACAGGAATCAGAGGGTTTGTCCGGAGCATTATCTGAATATACAGAGATTCTAATTTCTCCTTCTTTCCCCACTGGAAATGCATGTTTTAATGAATTTGAGATAAGCTCATTCAAGATTAGACCGCAAGGAACAGCCTTATCAATAGGCAATAGCACCTCGTTTGTACTTATTTTCAGTCTTATTTTCGAACTTGTTTCATAAGAACGAACCAGGTTATTCGATAGATTTTTGACGTATTTCGAAAAATCAACAACCGATATGTTGCCAGATTTATACAATCTCTCGTGGATGAGTGACATGGCTTTGACGCGGCTCCGGCTATCGTTCAACTCCTCACGAATCTCTTCATCCGTAATGCGCCTCGACTGCATGCTCAGCAAGCTGTGGACAATCTGCAGATTATTTTTGACCCGGTGATGAATTTCTTTAAGGAGTATCTCCTTCTCTTTAAGAGATGCTTTGAGTTCTTCCTCCGTCCGCTTACGCTCGGTGATGTCCAGTATTGCGCTCAAAACCATAATTCCCTCACTTGTTTCGATGGGATTGAGTCCTATCTCCACTGGAAACTCACTGCCATCCTTGCGCAGACCGTAAAGATCTCGACCTTTCCCCATTGCCCTAGCCTGAGGCTCGGAGAGAAAGGCGGCACGGTATTTGAAGTGTTTGTTTCGAAAGCGTTCGGGTAACAGAATTTCGACCATCTGTCCGATCAATTCTTCTCGGGAGTAACCGAATAACTTTTCTGTCTGGGAATTGATAAGGACGATTTTACCCTCCTGATTAATTATCACCATAGCGTTAGGGGCTGACTCAACTGCTAGGTAAAATTTTTCTTCAGCACGCTTGCGCTCGACCACCCGCCCAAGCTGGGTGCCGATATAAGCCATCACTTCGAGGAGTGATTGATCGGGTTCCAAAGCATGATCGGAGAAGAACTCAAGAGCGGCTACCGTTACTTGTCCTATTAAAACAGGGAAAGCGAACCCGGCTTTAACTCCGATGTCCTTAGCCGGATTAGCTCTGATGAAATTTGGGTCTGCTGTCACATCGGTAACCCATGCAGGCTTTCCACTGGCGAAAACTCTGCCAAGCAGTCCTCTTCCTGAAGTAATTCGGGTGGCCTCGGTGACCTCCTTGAATGTTTTAAAGCGCTCTGCATTTTCCAGATGCCATATCCTTGTGGGGACAAGTACTCCCTTTGATGTAGCGTAATAAACGTGTCCAACTGACCATCCGGTGTGGTCGCAAACTAAGTCGAGGGCGAGCTGCATTGCCTCTTCTACTGTGGGAGCTTCATTAGCGGCAGCAGCTATTTTCTGTAGCAATTCTAAAAAAGCTATATTACGATGCAGCATCTCCTCAGCCTGCTTATGCTCTGTTATGTCTATACTGCACCCGACATAACCGACATATTGGCCAGACGGAGTAAAGCGCGGAAGACCGCGCGAAAGCAACCAGCGCCACTGTCCATCGGCATGGCGAACGCGAACTTCAGCGGTAAACGGCTCCTTTCTCTCTGCTGTAACCTTGTACACCTCGACATAACTTTCATAATCCTCGGGATGGACAAACCTGGTCCAACCAAATCCCAGCAATTCCTCTTCATGACAGCCAAAGAAATTGACGTACTCGCGATTGACGAACTGGCAGCCCTCCGGTCCGTTGACCCAGATCAGCACGGGGGCACTGTTGGCCAATATGCGGAAACGCTCCTCGCTTTCCCTTAGCGCCTCCTCAGCTTGCCTGCGTTCGGTTATGTCTATGGCAATTCCTCCGACTAGATTTGTCTGGCCATTCTGGTCAAAGATGGGGAATTTGTTAACGATCGAATAATGGATACCATCTTCTTGGGGGAGCGTCTCGATTGTCTGCAGGCTCTCTTTCCTGCTAATAACAATTAGGTCGTTTTTTTTGAATTGGCTGGCCGTATCCATATCGAAAACTTCATCGTCGTTCTTGCCTAGTAGGTGGCCTAATGGTTTATTGAAAATCTTTTGAGCGACTTCATTGGCGTAAACATAACGTCCCTCGATATCCTTTATCCATGCCGCTCCCGGAAAATGACGCATGAATGAACTAAAACGTTCCTCGCTTTCCCTGAGTGCCTCTTCCGCTCGCTTGCGTTCTGTAATATCGCGTCCCACAACAATTAAGTGAGTGCGGTCACCTACCCGAAGCGGGTGCACTGATATTTCCAAAACAAGTCTCTCTTGATTTTTATTCAAAATAGAAATTTCGTATCGTCCTTTCAATTTTTGGCCTAAAGATATCTTCTCTAATTGTTTACGGACTTGAGACCGCTGTTCGGGTGCAATAATGTTAAAAAAGGAGTGCAGGGATGTTAGCTCTCCAGGGCAATAGCCAGTGATTTGGTCGCAGGCCTCATTTGCATAGATGATGCGGTCATCTTCGATAATAAAGAAGCATTCTCCCACATCGCTCTGGGCTTTCAGTATTGCTTCGTACAGTTCCTTCTGACGGCGCAGTTTCTCCTCTGCATGCTTGCGTTCGCTGATGTCGTTGTTGATTTCCAGGATTACCGAAGGGTTTTCTTCCGTAGCTGGCTGGAGGGTCCAGCGGCTGGCAACAATGACTGTCGTGCGGTCACGTTTTGTGTGTATGAGTTCTCCCTCCCAATACTCGTCACGCTCTAATGTTTCTCTTATTTTCTCTAACGGCTTTGGGAATTCCGTTCGCAGAAGCT
The Thermodesulfobacteriota bacterium DNA segment above includes these coding regions:
- a CDS encoding response regulator, which codes for MAKKKILIVEDEEIVAMDIQDMLTDLGYEAVGIANSKEDAIEEIEKTNPDLVLMDIMLGGKDSGIETAEEIRTRFKIPVIYLTAYADDDTLERAKTTAPYGYIVKPFQEKDLSTMIIMGLYKHEMLMKIREETENALAAIMGSVELMLEDAPKKYDRETITKIDIIQRAVHKIKQSIEKI
- a CDS encoding PAS domain S-box protein — protein: MGKQSEGNKYDILRQAKELSGPENSDEFSTVDVPRLIHDLRMHQAELEMQNEELRRVQMDLEESRNKYADLYEFAPVGYFTLDKRTLILGVNLAGAALLGVERSYLANKRFSHYIAKENQDAFYSYRKRLVETKSPQSCELKMLKNDRTLFHAELKGVAVFDASDKLSQYRLAVLDITQRKRGEIILQENLARLSKRKRYESIISSITQSVHRSLDLKEVMENAVKALSENIEDTDFVSIYMVEGEEAVLMAHKGYPDHYLKRAGRIPYQRGTTWKTIIEGRSRYVPDVDQDTAIGPAGRDIGTKSYLSTPIYSEGRAIGALNINSLNKDAFDEEELELLEIVARQIEIAINNARQAESLRVSRENYRRLFENIPVGIYRTTPDGRILMANPALVQMLGYSSFDELASQNLEDEKAIIRYSRSRFKENLEAKGEVRGLESVWTRKDGTTMHVRENARAIRAEDGTVLYYEGTVEDITEQKKAEELLNEKLIQLDKKNRYETIISSITRSVHSSINLQEVMENAVDAMFKNIDDVDNIFISLVEGKEAVLKAYRGYPTWFIEQVRKIPYSEGATWNTIIEEKSRYIEDVDLATVEDPPLREVQAKSYLSMPICLNSETIGVINIDSFKKNAFDQEELKLLEIVARQIEIAINNAKQAEALKKSKEELELRVTERTKELAQLNENLKKEIAWHKWAEDMLSASEERYRALYDENPSMYFTINEELKILSVNKFGAERLGFSTHELIGQSMLNIIHEADKKEVLDRIRYCFENHGELVQWEFRKIKKDQSMIWMRESARAVQNLDGSTVAQIVSEDISDRKRMEDALRRHSEILDLANDTILIRDINDTIIYWNQGAEWLYGWTKEEAVGRNIHELLRTEFPKPLEKIRETLERDEYWEGELIHTKRDRTTVIVASRWTLQPATEENPSVILEINNDISERKHAEEKLRRQKELYEAILKAQSDVGECFFIIEDDRIIYANEACDQITGYCPGELTSLHSFFNIIAPEQRSQVRKQLEKISLGQKLKGRYEISILNKNQERLVLEISVHPLRVGDRTHLIVVGRDITERKRAEEALRESEERFSSFMRHFPGAAWIKDIEGRYVYANEVAQKIFNKPLGHLLGKNDDEVFDMDTASQFKKNDLIVISRKESLQTIETLPQEDGIHYSIVNKFPIFDQNGQTNLVGGIAIDITERRQAEEALRESEERFRILANSAPVLIWVNGPEGCQFVNREYVNFFGCHEEELLGFGWTRFVHPEDYESYVEVYKVTAERKEPFTAEVRVRHADGQWRWLLSRGLPRFTPSGQYVGYVGCSIDITEHKQAEEMLHRNIAFLELLQKIAAAANEAPTVEEAMQLALDLVCDHTGWSVGHVYYATSKGVLVPTRIWHLENAERFKTFKEVTEATRITSGRGLLGRVFASGKPAWVTDVTADPNFIRANPAKDIGVKAGFAFPVLIGQVTVAALEFFSDHALEPDQSLLEVMAYIGTQLGRVVERKRAEEKFYLAVESAPNAMVIINQEGKIVLINSQTEKLFGYSREELIGQMVEILLPERFRNKHFKYRAAFLSEPQARAMGKGRDLYGLRKDGSEFPVEIGLNPIETSEGIMVLSAILDITERKRTEEELKASLKEKEILLKEIHHRVKNNLQIVHSLLSMQSRRITDEEIREELNDSRSRVKAMSLIHERLYKSGNISVVDFSKYVKNLSNNLVRSYETSSKIRLKISTNEVLLPIDKAVPCGLILNELISNSLKHAFPVGKEGEIRISVYSDNAPDKPSDSCTYTLIVSNNGVKFPQNLDFRSAKSLGLQLVCSLTKQLKGTITLDRSSGTEFKITFPA